Within the Stenotrophomonas sp. 610A2 genome, the region CGGCGATGATGACCACGTTGCTGTCCACCACCGCCGATTTCTTCCCGATGTTCCAGGTACCGATGGCCTACGGCGCCGGCTGGTCGGCCGAGGATGACCAGCGCCGCGCCCGCGTGGCGGTGATCTCCTCGGAGTTGAACCAGCGCCTGTTCGATGGCAAGGACAGCACCGGCAAGATGCTGCGCATCCGCGGCAGCGAAGTGCGCATCATCGGCGTGCTCAAGCCGTGGCGTCCATCGCCCCTGTTCTACACCGTCGCCGGTGGCCGCTTCGCACAGGGCGATACGGCCGACTACTACCGTCCGGTCGAAGACGTGATGGTGCCGTTCTTCACCGGCCTGCAGATCAACGCCGGCAACTTCCAGCAGTTCACCTGCAACACGCTGCCGGAGAAGCCGGGCCATCTGGAAAACACCGACTGCGTGTGGCTGCAGTTGTGGGTGCAGTTGAACGACGCGGCCAAGGTCACTGCCTACCAGCAGCACCTGCAGGCCTATGTGCAGCAACAACAGCAGCTGGGCCGCATCAGCCAGCCAGAGCTGATGCGCCTGCGCAGCCTGATGGAGTGGATGGATTACAACGGCGTGGTGCCGCGTGACGTCAAGCTGCAGGCATGGATCGCGCTGGCCTTCCTGGTGATCTGCCTGTTCAACACCATCGGCCTGCTGCTGGCCAAGTTCCTGCGCCGCACCGGCGAGATCGGCGTGCTGCGCGCACTCGGCGCGACCCGCGCGATGGTGTTCCAGCAATGCCTGATAGAGGCGGCGCTGATCGGTGTTGGCGGCGCGGTGCTGGGATTGCTGTTCACCCTGATCGGGCTGTGGAGCATCCGCCAGCAGCCACTGGCCTATGCCGACATGGTGCAGCTGGACATGACCATGCTTGGTATCACCTTCGCCACCGCAGTGGTGACCACCGTAATTGCTGGACTGCTGCCGGCGCTGCGCGCCGCCCGCATCGATCCGGCCCTGCAGATCAAGGCGCTGTAAGCGATGACCCTGGACATCAAACCCATCATCAGCACGTTGTCGCGGCATCGCATCGCCGCAAGCCTGATCGTGCTGGAAATCGCGCTGGCCTGCGCGGTGCTGTGCAATGCCCTGTTCCTGGCCGCCTCGCGGATGGAGCTGATCGGCATGAACAGCGGCGTCGACGAGGCTTCCATCGCGACACTGAGCCTGCTCGACTGTGACTCCTGCAAAGAGGTGGACGTGAACAGCCGCTGGTTGCAGCAGCTTCGTGGCCAGGCCGGCGTACAGGCGGTGGGTGTACTCAACGCCGTACCGTTTGGCCAGCGCGCCGGCACCGCTGGCGTCTCGCTGGATCGGGAAGGCAAGCACCATGGCGGCGTGCCGCATTTCTACCTGATGGATGCAGGCGCCATCGACGCTTTGCAATTGAAGCCGGTGCAGGGCCGCATGTTCAACGAGGCCGACTACCAGCCGGTGGAGAATTTCCTGCCCGCGAATGCCCAGGTATGGATCACCCAGGCCTTTGCCAAGCACCTGTGGCCGGATCAGGACCCGCTGGGCAAGCAGTTGTGGATGGGCGACTACCAGCTCACCGTGGCCGGTGTACTGGCGCATTTCTCGCGCCCGGACCCGGGCCGCAGCGAGAACGGTCTGGCTGGTATGGAGTGGTCGGTGATCGTGCCGGTGACCACCGATGCGCAGGCAGGTACCTATGTGATGCGTGCCAACCCGCGTGACCTGCAACGCATCGTCAGCGACGCCGTCGCCGCCGCGCCCAAGGTCACGCCGGAGGCGATCATCTCCGCCGACTACAGCAAGACGCTGCAGCAACTGCGCGAGGTCTACTTCCAGCAGGACCGCAGCATGACCCGCCTGCTGCTTGGGATCTGCCTGGTGATGCTGCTGGTCACCGCGCTGGGCATCATCGGTCTGGCCAGCTTCTGGGTGCAGCAACGCACCAAGCAGATCGGCGTGCGCCGCGCACTGGGTGCGACACGCCGCCAGATCATCAGCTACTTCCAGACCGAAAACCTGCTGCTGACCACGGCCGGCATCGCCATCGGCATGTTGCTGGCCTATGCCGGCAACCTGCTGCTGATGAATTACTTCGAAATTCCCCGGCTGCCGCTGTATTACCTGCCGCTGGGTGCCGTACTGCTGTTCCTGCTGGGCCAGGCCGCCGTCATCGGCCCTGCCCTGCGTGCTGCTTCCATCCCGCCCATCGTCGCCACGCGCAGCGCCTGAGCTGCCAAGGATCGTCCATGTTCAGTTACTACTTCAAACTTGCGCTGCGCAGCTTCGGCCGCAACAAGATCCTGACCGCACTGATGGTGTTGGCCATCGCGCTCGGCATCGGTGCGGCGATGACCACCTTGACGGTGTTCAAGGTGCTCTCCGGCGACCCGATCCCGCACAAGAGCGATCGCCTGTTCTATGTGCAGCTGGATCCCTACACCAAGGAAGGCTA harbors:
- a CDS encoding ABC transporter permease, encoding MSLFAYHLRQGLRSLRRTPVLTALMVLSIAMGIGASMTTLTVKHLLSGDPLPGRSGQIYYPQVDASVRGERARREPLDMLDYTSATDLWRDGPADRKALVVDSPVKLSAPGSQEPAMMTTLLSTTADFFPMFQVPMAYGAGWSAEDDQRRARVAVISSELNQRLFDGKDSTGKMLRIRGSEVRIIGVLKPWRPSPLFYTVAGGRFAQGDTADYYRPVEDVMVPFFTGLQINAGNFQQFTCNTLPEKPGHLENTDCVWLQLWVQLNDAAKVTAYQQHLQAYVQQQQQLGRISQPELMRLRSLMEWMDYNGVVPRDVKLQAWIALAFLVICLFNTIGLLLAKFLRRTGEIGVLRALGATRAMVFQQCLIEAALIGVGGAVLGLLFTLIGLWSIRQQPLAYADMVQLDMTMLGITFATAVVTTVIAGLLPALRAARIDPALQIKAL
- a CDS encoding ABC transporter permease, yielding MTLDIKPIISTLSRHRIAASLIVLEIALACAVLCNALFLAASRMELIGMNSGVDEASIATLSLLDCDSCKEVDVNSRWLQQLRGQAGVQAVGVLNAVPFGQRAGTAGVSLDREGKHHGGVPHFYLMDAGAIDALQLKPVQGRMFNEADYQPVENFLPANAQVWITQAFAKHLWPDQDPLGKQLWMGDYQLTVAGVLAHFSRPDPGRSENGLAGMEWSVIVPVTTDAQAGTYVMRANPRDLQRIVSDAVAAAPKVTPEAIISADYSKTLQQLREVYFQQDRSMTRLLLGICLVMLLVTALGIIGLASFWVQQRTKQIGVRRALGATRRQIISYFQTENLLLTTAGIAIGMLLAYAGNLLLMNYFEIPRLPLYYLPLGAVLLFLLGQAAVIGPALRAASIPPIVATRSA